A stretch of the Methanomassiliicoccales archaeon genome encodes the following:
- the cysS gene encoding cysteine--tRNA ligase, whose product MALKVFNTLTKRKEEFVPIEDNKVKMYVCGVTVYDDLHMGHARHIIVFDMIVRYLRYRGYQVTHVTNFTDVDDKIINRAKELGIQPLQLSNMYIERYFKEIEMLGVKKADFYPRASEFIPQIIDMIQRIENAGYAYRTDDGSVYFSMDRIKEYGILSGAKPEELLAGARITIDEMKRNPADFALWKGAKPGEISWPSPWGHGRPGWHIECSAMCLNLLGEMIDIHGGGNDLIFPHHENEILQSKVVTGKIPAKYWLHNGMLQVQEEKMSKSLKNFFTVKQVLENHTKEEIRFFILNTHYRGPLSYSDSALKEAAASLKRLHNAYAELKSVVGTLKGDNDARELISSAKENFIRQMDDDFNTRGAIAVLFDFIREVNKLLSDGSLSNEGASNAISFLEEVDEVLGILPRIPVAKESTDDLIQILIDVRQELRKRKIFDLADMIRERLTEKGIKLEDTGEGVKWKRV is encoded by the coding sequence ATGGCTTTAAAGGTTTTTAATACACTGACAAAGAGGAAGGAGGAATTCGTTCCGATCGAAGACAATAAGGTCAAAATGTACGTCTGCGGCGTGACTGTATATGATGATCTCCATATGGGCCACGCAAGGCATATCATCGTGTTCGATATGATTGTAAGATATCTGAGATATCGCGGCTACCAGGTGACCCATGTGACTAATTTTACTGATGTCGATGACAAAATCATCAACCGAGCTAAGGAGCTCGGAATCCAGCCGCTCCAGCTGTCTAATATGTATATCGAACGGTATTTCAAGGAGATCGAAATGCTCGGCGTAAAGAAGGCCGATTTCTATCCACGTGCAAGTGAGTTCATACCACAAATAATTGATATGATACAGAGAATCGAGAACGCTGGTTATGCATATAGGACAGATGATGGTAGCGTTTACTTCAGCATGGACAGAATTAAGGAGTACGGAATCCTTTCGGGCGCAAAACCAGAGGAACTTTTGGCTGGTGCACGGATCACTATCGATGAGATGAAGCGCAACCCCGCTGACTTCGCCTTGTGGAAGGGGGCTAAGCCCGGTGAAATCTCATGGCCGAGTCCATGGGGCCACGGCAGACCTGGTTGGCACATCGAGTGCTCAGCCATGTGTCTGAATCTGCTTGGGGAAATGATCGACATTCATGGTGGTGGCAACGACCTGATTTTTCCACACCACGAAAATGAGATTCTCCAATCAAAGGTCGTAACGGGGAAAATCCCAGCAAAGTACTGGTTGCATAATGGAATGTTACAGGTTCAAGAGGAAAAGATGTCAAAGTCGCTCAAGAATTTTTTTACTGTAAAGCAAGTACTTGAAAATCATACGAAAGAAGAGATCCGCTTCTTCATCCTAAATACGCATTACAGAGGTCCCTTATCTTATAGCGATTCGGCTCTAAAAGAGGCTGCTGCGAGTTTGAAAAGATTACACAATGCATATGCTGAGCTGAAATCGGTAGTCGGGACTTTGAAGGGAGATAATGACGCTCGGGAACTGATCTCTAGCGCAAAGGAGAATTTCATAAGGCAAATGGATGATGATTTCAATACTCGTGGCGCAATCGCGGTCCTATTTGATTTCATTAGAGAGGTCAACAAACTACTTTCGGATGGCTCGTTAAGCAATGAAGGGGCAAGTAATGCGATTTCTTTTCTGGAAGAAGTTGATGAGGTTCTTGGAATCTTGCCAAGAATTCCAGTTGCTAAGGAATCAACCGATGATCTGATCCAGATCCTCATTGATGTGCGCCAGGAACTTAGAAAGAGAAAGATCTTCGACTTGGCAGACATGATAAGAGAGAGATTGACAGAAAAAGGGATCAAGTTAGAGGATACAGGTGAGGGGGTTAAGTGGAAACGCGTTTGA
- a CDS encoding dihydroorotate dehydrogenase electron transfer subunit: MSFPEAVTIKEVVTEADGVKTLRFSLKRKCLPGQFLMIWIPGIDEIPMSLSYIDNLKGITVREVGEATRALCSLRPGDLLGVRGPYGRGFSLSKGRVLCVGGGNGIAPLMPAAEALRRDSVDFAIGAKTETELVFVERAKKCSNYVAISTDDGTKGLRGTVVELAAKMLNKEKYDMMLACGPEPMLSQLFDLCKKHDIDCQFSLERFMKCGIGICGSCAIDGKRVCKEGPVFSRRELESLIEFGKFRRDASGMRITF; encoded by the coding sequence ATGAGCTTCCCTGAAGCGGTCACTATAAAAGAAGTCGTGACGGAAGCTGATGGCGTTAAGACATTGAGGTTCTCTCTAAAAAGAAAATGTCTACCTGGCCAGTTCCTCATGATCTGGATTCCAGGTATTGACGAGATTCCCATGTCGCTTTCTTATATAGACAACCTTAAAGGTATTACTGTTAGGGAGGTGGGCGAGGCGACGAGGGCGCTATGCTCGCTTCGCCCTGGTGATCTGCTAGGCGTACGAGGCCCTTATGGCAGAGGTTTTTCACTCAGCAAAGGACGAGTTCTATGCGTCGGTGGGGGAAATGGAATTGCGCCGCTAATGCCTGCCGCGGAGGCGTTGAGAAGAGACTCGGTGGATTTCGCAATCGGTGCAAAAACTGAAACAGAACTGGTCTTTGTGGAAAGAGCGAAGAAATGCTCCAATTATGTTGCTATTTCAACAGATGATGGGACGAAGGGACTTAGGGGAACGGTTGTCGAACTGGCCGCAAAGATGCTGAATAAAGAGAAGTATGATATGATGCTGGCATGCGGTCCTGAGCCGATGCTCTCTCAATTATTCGATCTCTGCAAGAAACACGACATTGATTGCCAGTTTTCACTAGAAAGGTTCATGAAATGTGGCATTGGGATATGCGGATCGTGCGCGATTGACGGCAAGAGAGTATGCAAGGAAGGCCCAGTTTTTTCCAGAAGAGAACTCGAATCACTCATTGAATTTGGCAAGTTCAGAAGGGATGCATCAGGAATGCGAATCACATTTTGA
- the cysK gene encoding cysteine synthase A: MIYDNILGTIGRTPIVKLQNLIGEDSAEIYCKLESFNPMSSVKDRIALAMIEDAEKSGRLKKGMTVVEPTSGNTGIGLAMVCAVKGYRLILTMPESMSIERRKLLKAFGAELILTPAEEGMNGAVIRAKEILKENDNCFMPQQFENPSNPEVHMKTTAREILNDVPDLDAFVAGVGTGGTITGVGKVLKSTKPNVKIVAVEPFRSAVLSGSKPGPHQIQGIGAGFIPKVLDLSVIDRIITVKDEEAKSMVRELVRKEGIFAGISSGAALHAALKIGRELGPRKKVVVILPDTGERYLSTDMFSE; the protein is encoded by the coding sequence ATGATATATGACAACATTCTCGGCACAATCGGTCGAACACCGATCGTTAAATTACAGAATCTTATCGGAGAGGATTCTGCGGAAATTTACTGTAAACTCGAATCGTTCAACCCGATGTCTTCTGTTAAGGACAGAATTGCCTTGGCAATGATTGAAGACGCTGAGAAGTCAGGACGCCTGAAGAAAGGGATGACGGTTGTTGAGCCGACATCCGGCAATACCGGCATCGGCCTCGCGATGGTCTGCGCGGTCAAGGGCTACAGGCTCATCCTCACGATGCCAGAGTCGATGAGCATTGAAAGGAGAAAGTTACTGAAAGCGTTTGGTGCAGAATTGATTCTCACACCAGCAGAAGAAGGAATGAACGGGGCGGTAATTCGCGCCAAGGAAATTCTCAAGGAAAACGACAATTGCTTCATGCCCCAACAGTTCGAAAACCCGTCAAACCCAGAGGTTCATATGAAGACAACAGCCAGGGAAATATTGAACGATGTCCCAGATCTTGACGCATTTGTTGCTGGAGTCGGAACTGGTGGGACTATTACCGGCGTTGGGAAAGTGCTCAAATCAACTAAACCGAATGTGAAAATCGTCGCAGTCGAACCCTTTAGGTCTGCAGTACTGTCAGGTAGTAAACCGGGGCCGCATCAAATACAGGGAATAGGTGCTGGATTTATACCGAAAGTATTGGATTTGTCTGTCATAGATCGCATCATAACCGTGAAAGACGAAGAAGCAAAATCAATGGTGAGAGAGCTTGTTCGAAAGGAGGGGATATTTGCGGGTATTTCATCTGGAGCAGCACTACATGCTGCATTGAAGATCGGCAGGGAATTAGGTCCGAGAAAAAAAGTAGTGGTCATCCTTCCAGACACGGGAGAAAGATATTTGAGTACTGATATGTTTTCCGAGTGA
- a CDS encoding dihydroorotate dehydrogenase, whose translation MISLQTKLSNLVLSNPTILASGILGETAGCINAVAKSGVGAIVTKSIGSVPKEGYPNPTVVELEFGYINAMGLPNPGIDEFEKEIIDSISCGVPIIGSIFASDETEFTYLGKRMEKIGVAALELNLSCPHAKGYGMEIGIDPEIVRKIVSKIKDEIRIPVFAKLTPNTHRLIDVAKAVEEAGGDGVVAINTVKAMSISIDLKRPVLANRYGGLSGPAIRPIGIRCVYELYEALNIPIIGVGGIVTWKDAVEYLMAGATALQIGSAVQKKGLRVFKDINNGLRKFLEREGYSAVNEIVGVAHELP comes from the coding sequence TTGTACTCTCAAACCCTACAATACTCGCATCTGGTATTCTTGGTGAGACGGCTGGTTGCATCAATGCTGTGGCAAAATCTGGTGTTGGTGCCATTGTAACGAAGTCGATTGGTAGTGTACCAAAAGAGGGTTATCCAAATCCAACTGTAGTCGAGCTCGAGTTCGGTTATATTAACGCAATGGGCTTGCCAAATCCAGGCATCGATGAATTCGAAAAGGAGATAATAGATTCAATCAGTTGTGGCGTCCCGATTATTGGTAGCATTTTTGCATCGGACGAAACGGAATTCACTTATCTGGGCAAAAGAATGGAAAAAATAGGTGTTGCAGCGCTTGAGCTCAATCTAAGTTGTCCTCATGCAAAGGGCTATGGGATGGAGATTGGGATCGACCCAGAAATCGTAAGAAAAATCGTCTCGAAAATCAAAGATGAAATTCGGATCCCCGTTTTCGCAAAATTGACACCCAATACACATCGATTGATTGATGTTGCAAAGGCTGTGGAGGAAGCTGGTGGTGACGGCGTCGTCGCTATCAACACTGTCAAAGCTATGTCGATTTCAATCGATCTTAAGCGACCTGTCCTTGCAAACAGATATGGAGGGTTGTCTGGACCGGCTATTAGGCCAATTGGCATTAGATGTGTCTACGAGCTTTACGAGGCACTCAATATTCCTATCATAGGGGTCGGAGGGATAGTGACTTGGAAGGATGCGGTGGAATATCTTATGGCAGGGGCGACCGCATTGCAGATTGGTAGTGCTGTTCAAAAAAAGGGTTTGAGGGTTTTCAAGGACATAAACAATGGTCTGAGAAAATTCTTAGAAAGAGAGGGATACAGTGCGGTTAACGAAATCGTGGGGGTCGCGCATGAGCTTCCCTGA
- a CDS encoding radical SAM protein yields the protein METRLNELAMKKAILITGGAVKVPHDLELPFRLSRSTAGPGAGTLALVLSFQGLRVKKAISRDQGEFELTRKDGKFALTRNGEPFLDSVEIQPTLYHSPEQAFFNIETSCIYDCKFCVSKKLDPRIVKCLDPEKIVEMIINASRRHDFKAVALTSAVVGSPSETVEKMAYIVSRVREQLDPEIPIGVEPYVDSYEQIEMLKAAGADEIKINIETFDRDIFKKVCNKLEFDTIIRMIRYAVRIFGTGKVCSNIIVGLGETDENVLEGVEHLAKLGCVATIRPLKINDLNRNELEEALGYPLRPVSPERLVRLASEQKMILELYQLSTLSFKTMCHACTCCDIVPFRDL from the coding sequence GTGGAAACGCGTTTGAATGAACTCGCGATGAAAAAAGCGATACTGATCACCGGCGGGGCTGTGAAGGTTCCACACGATCTCGAGCTTCCGTTTCGCTTGAGCAGGTCGACTGCTGGACCGGGTGCAGGCACACTTGCGCTCGTCTTGTCATTTCAGGGGTTAAGAGTTAAAAAAGCAATCTCAAGAGATCAGGGCGAATTTGAGCTCACTCGGAAGGATGGCAAGTTCGCACTCACAAGAAATGGGGAACCTTTCCTCGACTCTGTCGAGATCCAACCAACACTATATCATTCACCTGAGCAGGCATTCTTTAATATTGAAACTTCTTGCATCTACGACTGCAAATTCTGTGTATCGAAGAAACTCGACCCCCGTATTGTGAAATGCCTTGACCCAGAAAAAATCGTAGAAATGATTATTAACGCCTCAAGGCGCCACGATTTCAAGGCGGTTGCATTGACAAGTGCTGTCGTCGGATCACCGAGCGAGACCGTAGAGAAGATGGCCTACATTGTTTCACGAGTAAGGGAGCAACTCGATCCTGAAATTCCAATCGGAGTGGAGCCATATGTGGATAGCTATGAACAAATCGAAATGCTCAAGGCCGCAGGCGCAGACGAAATCAAGATCAACATCGAAACGTTTGATAGGGATATATTCAAAAAGGTCTGCAATAAGCTTGAATTTGACACGATAATTCGTATGATACGATACGCGGTTAGGATTTTCGGAACCGGTAAAGTCTGCTCCAATATCATTGTTGGATTGGGAGAGACTGATGAAAACGTCCTCGAGGGTGTGGAACATTTGGCAAAGCTCGGATGCGTTGCAACGATAAGACCTCTAAAGATTAACGATTTGAATAGGAACGAATTGGAGGAGGCCCTTGGCTATCCTTTAAGACCAGTATCACCAGAAAGGCTTGTCCGACTTGCAAGTGAACAGAAGATGATCCTTGAATTATACCAGCTTTCGACTTTGAGCTTCAAAACGATGTGTCACGCGTGCACGTGTTGCGACATCGTTCCATTTCGGGACCTCTGA
- the cysE gene encoding serine O-acetyltransferase, with the protein MSWKDDVYTVLERDPAPKSFKEALLFSPGLHAILLHRISHRLYLKGQYLLARAINYFARILTGADIHPGAKIGKGFFIDHATGVVIGETAEIGDNVCIFQGVTLGGVSTEKGKRHPTIGNNVVIGANATILGNIKIGDNVKIGAGSVVVKDVPPNSTVVGVPGKVVKKDGMTKIDLRHDLLPDPVVDAFMNISNSIAELEHRVAELERLVRKEK; encoded by the coding sequence ATGAGCTGGAAAGACGACGTTTATACAGTCCTTGAGCGCGATCCCGCACCGAAGTCGTTCAAGGAAGCCCTTTTATTTAGTCCAGGGCTTCATGCAATCCTCCTTCATCGAATCTCGCACAGATTGTACCTCAAAGGCCAGTATCTTCTGGCTAGAGCTATCAACTATTTCGCGCGGATTTTAACGGGTGCTGATATCCATCCAGGCGCGAAGATCGGTAAAGGCTTCTTTATCGATCATGCGACTGGAGTAGTGATCGGCGAGACTGCTGAGATCGGCGATAATGTGTGCATCTTTCAAGGTGTAACGCTTGGCGGGGTGAGCACTGAAAAGGGAAAAAGGCATCCTACAATCGGCAACAACGTCGTAATCGGTGCGAACGCTACCATCCTTGGTAATATAAAGATCGGTGATAATGTCAAGATAGGCGCTGGGTCTGTTGTTGTTAAGGATGTACCGCCGAATTCAACGGTTGTTGGCGTGCCTGGCAAAGTGGTCAAGAAGGACGGTATGACAAAAATCGATTTGAGACATGATTTGTTACCAGATCCTGTTGTCGATGCATTTATGAACATTTCAAACAGCATCGCAGAGTTGGAGCATAGAGTTGCCGAATTGGAGAGATTGGTAAGAAAAGAAAAATAA
- a CDS encoding metal-dependent transcriptional regulator: MLSRKIEEYLECIYEITRGGKPAKTNHIAKCMKVSPASVTEMLRRLADEGYIDYEKYRGASLTDKGMNVALKIKRKHRLLESFLVRILGMKREESHAEACRLEHMLSDESEKRICQMMNNPQFCPDGEPIPRCEEECKLCTSDPSLPLTELDIGETGIISHLSCDENPSKIRRLISMGFVPGRTLILEEGVPAGGPLIVKLGESRIAVGREYASLVHVKRCD, encoded by the coding sequence ATGCTGAGCAGAAAAATTGAGGAATATCTCGAGTGTATTTATGAGATTACGAGAGGCGGGAAACCAGCTAAGACGAATCATATCGCAAAGTGTATGAAGGTCTCGCCAGCATCCGTCACAGAGATGCTACGAAGACTTGCTGATGAGGGTTACATTGACTACGAAAAATACCGGGGGGCTTCTCTCACCGATAAGGGCATGAATGTTGCCCTAAAAATCAAGAGAAAACACCGCCTCCTCGAATCGTTCCTCGTCAGGATTCTGGGCATGAAAAGGGAAGAGAGCCATGCAGAAGCTTGCAGGCTTGAACACATGCTCTCGGATGAATCAGAAAAGAGGATATGCCAGATGATGAATAATCCTCAATTCTGCCCGGATGGGGAGCCAATCCCTAGGTGCGAGGAGGAATGTAAGCTCTGCACAAGTGATCCTTCATTACCGCTCACAGAGCTAGACATCGGAGAAACGGGCATCATTTCCCATCTCAGTTGTGACGAGAATCCATCAAAAATCAGACGGCTCATATCCATGGGATTCGTGCCTGGGAGGACCCTAATTCTAGAAGAGGGGGTTCCTGCTGGAGGTCCGCTTATTGTGAAGCTTGGCGAAAGCCGCATCGCCGTCGGACGGGAATATGCATCACTTGTGCATGTCAAAAGGTGCGACTAA
- the feoB gene encoding ferrous iron transport protein B gives MHVALIGNPNVGKSVLFSRITGIGVISSNYPGTTVEFEEGRITYRGETIVFYDLPGTYSLSGTSEDELVATKLLAEKKLDVVVAVADATRLVQSLVLIFQLIELGYRVVVALNFMDIARRRYRIDVEKLANILEIPVVPTVAITGEGVDELIGIIAEREFSRSGFVVRYDAHIENIIEKLSGDVVEWQQPFPLRGALLKLLEGNEQFAQLFTRQIRENAEEFRKKFNEEHHESIDVHIARDRYGEAGRIVSEVTGKLETHESLGDRISRLTLTPLSGIAILLSILALVFFTIVYIGGAIESGLGDAYQYIVGGFFDRLAELIGGNAGVAISRGIDLSLQAILSIVIPYILVFYLILGILEDSGYLPRAVTLLDGVMHKIGLHGRAIIPMIVGVGCNVPAILATRVLESRRERLILATLTIMCIPCSAQLAIIFGVVGHFGGLIYAVMIFVILFSILLLLGRLLHVFLRFEPSTIAIEIPDLTIPSPRNVLYKTYIRVKDFFIVAFPILFVGSLILELLIEFGILNKLVEPLSIFTVGLLGLPAITIIALIFGVLRKEMAFQLLVVLFGTTNLATVFSPAQLFVFGLVMATYMPCLSALAVLLREFGAKDAITITISSLTLSLTLGTIANLIFNLV, from the coding sequence ATGCATGTCGCGTTGATAGGCAACCCAAATGTCGGAAAGTCTGTACTTTTCAGTCGGATCACAGGGATCGGTGTCATCTCTTCAAATTATCCCGGAACAACGGTTGAATTTGAAGAAGGACGGATTACCTATCGCGGCGAAACTATCGTTTTTTATGATCTTCCAGGGACTTATTCTTTATCAGGAACATCTGAGGATGAATTAGTTGCAACCAAGCTCCTCGCTGAAAAGAAATTAGATGTTGTCGTTGCTGTTGCGGATGCGACTAGGCTGGTACAGAGTCTCGTCTTAATCTTTCAACTAATTGAACTTGGATATCGCGTTGTTGTCGCGCTGAATTTCATGGACATAGCACGCAGACGTTATCGCATAGACGTCGAAAAACTTGCTAACATTCTCGAGATTCCAGTGGTGCCAACGGTTGCAATCACGGGTGAAGGTGTTGATGAGCTAATCGGAATTATCGCCGAACGCGAGTTTTCAAGGTCGGGTTTCGTGGTAAGATACGACGCTCATATTGAAAACATCATTGAGAAACTGAGCGGCGATGTAGTAGAATGGCAACAACCTTTCCCATTACGAGGAGCGTTGTTGAAACTACTGGAAGGAAACGAGCAATTTGCACAGCTGTTCACACGCCAAATTAGAGAAAATGCGGAGGAGTTCAGAAAAAAATTCAACGAGGAACATCACGAGAGCATTGATGTCCATATTGCTCGCGATCGATACGGCGAGGCTGGAAGAATTGTATCTGAGGTCACGGGGAAACTTGAAACACACGAATCGCTTGGCGACAGGATCTCACGATTGACGCTAACCCCTTTGTCAGGAATTGCAATTTTGCTCTCCATTCTCGCACTCGTCTTTTTCACAATCGTCTACATAGGAGGTGCAATTGAATCAGGCCTTGGAGATGCATACCAGTACATCGTAGGCGGTTTTTTTGACAGACTTGCTGAGTTAATTGGTGGCAACGCTGGCGTAGCTATATCAAGGGGTATTGATCTCAGTCTGCAAGCGATCCTTTCGATCGTGATACCGTACATACTCGTTTTCTACCTTATACTAGGCATACTTGAGGACTCGGGGTATCTGCCAAGAGCTGTCACTCTTCTCGATGGCGTCATGCATAAGATCGGACTTCACGGGCGAGCAATTATCCCTATGATCGTAGGCGTCGGGTGCAATGTGCCTGCGATACTTGCCACAAGGGTGTTAGAATCAAGACGTGAAAGGTTGATTCTCGCAACTCTTACGATTATGTGTATCCCTTGCTCCGCACAGTTGGCAATAATTTTCGGCGTTGTAGGACATTTCGGAGGACTTATTTACGCTGTGATGATATTCGTTATTTTATTCTCCATCCTGCTCTTACTCGGACGATTGCTTCACGTTTTCCTCAGATTTGAGCCATCAACAATTGCGATCGAGATACCTGACCTTACGATTCCCAGTCCTCGAAATGTACTATATAAAACATACATTCGTGTAAAAGACTTTTTTATCGTCGCATTTCCCATTTTGTTTGTCGGAAGCTTGATTTTGGAATTGTTGATAGAATTCGGTATTCTCAACAAGCTTGTCGAACCTCTCTCAATTTTCACCGTCGGACTTCTGGGATTACCCGCAATAACAATCATCGCATTGATTTTCGGCGTACTGCGAAAAGAAATGGCCTTTCAACTCTTGGTCGTGCTATTTGGAACAACGAACCTCGCAACGGTTTTTTCTCCAGCTCAACTCTTCGTATTTGGGCTTGTGATGGCAACATATATGCCCTGTTTATCTGCGCTCGCCGTGCTACTGAGGGAATTTGGCGCGAAAGATGCAATCACCATAACCATCAGCTCGCTTACACTTTCATTAACACTTGGAACTATTGCAAATCTCATTTTCAACCTAGTCTGA
- a CDS encoding homocitrate synthase family protein — protein MPSQTEFIALSPYNVKQRFNNIIVYDSTLRDGEQMPGVAFNAEQKITIARLLDDARVPQIEAGFPAVSESEQQIIKEITSLGLRAKILALSRVLKSDIDAAVDAGVDLVLLFIATSDLHLKYKLKMNKEQVLSRVVDALDYCRERGVPASVSSEDSMRTDLDFLIKFMKTAEEAGASRLGITDTVGCASPEAVSFVVSSVASNVKKPISIHLHNDFGLALANAIAAVKAGASAVTTTVNGIGERSGNVPLEQFVSVMKFIYGCDLGIDCTRLKELSDTVARFSKCQLSPHHPLVGENAFAHESGIHVAAILNCPMTYECIPPEAVGNRRRLLMGKHTGMTFVKKRLEEMNINATNEQIQRILQLVKMIGEQKGRVTDAEFAQLVEKVLNEVKM, from the coding sequence ATGCCCTCGCAAACAGAATTCATTGCACTCAGTCCATACAATGTCAAGCAAAGGTTTAACAACATTATTGTTTATGATTCGACCCTGCGCGATGGAGAACAAATGCCTGGCGTCGCGTTCAACGCCGAACAGAAAATTACAATTGCAAGGTTACTCGATGATGCACGTGTTCCGCAGATTGAGGCAGGATTCCCAGCAGTATCTGAGTCTGAGCAGCAAATTATCAAGGAGATTACCTCACTTGGTCTGAGAGCAAAGATTCTAGCACTCTCTCGAGTCCTGAAAAGCGATATCGACGCAGCGGTCGATGCAGGTGTCGATCTTGTTTTGCTTTTTATCGCAACTTCAGATCTTCATCTCAAGTATAAATTAAAGATGAATAAAGAACAAGTTCTGAGCAGGGTGGTGGATGCACTAGATTACTGCAGAGAACGGGGTGTTCCGGCTAGCGTTAGCTCCGAAGATAGTATGAGAACAGATCTCGATTTTTTGATCAAATTCATGAAGACTGCTGAGGAAGCGGGTGCTTCAAGATTGGGTATTACGGACACCGTTGGATGCGCTTCGCCAGAGGCTGTTTCCTTCGTCGTGTCTTCCGTTGCTTCTAACGTTAAGAAACCTATCTCGATTCATCTCCACAACGATTTCGGCCTCGCGCTTGCAAATGCGATCGCTGCTGTTAAAGCTGGGGCGTCGGCTGTGACAACGACTGTGAATGGAATTGGTGAAAGATCGGGTAATGTTCCGCTCGAACAGTTCGTATCAGTCATGAAATTCATTTACGGTTGTGATCTCGGTATCGACTGCACACGGCTGAAGGAACTATCAGATACCGTCGCGAGGTTTTCAAAATGCCAGCTTTCTCCACACCATCCCCTCGTCGGCGAAAATGCCTTTGCACATGAATCTGGGATTCACGTCGCTGCGATTCTCAATTGCCCTATGACTTATGAGTGTATCCCTCCAGAAGCCGTCGGAAATCGAAGACGCCTTCTCATGGGCAAGCATACCGGGATGACGTTTGTGAAAAAGCGCCTAGAAGAAATGAATATCAATGCTACTAATGAACAGATTCAAAGAATCCTTCAGCTCGTCAAAATGATTGGGGAACAGAAAGGTCGCGTCACGGATGCTGAGTTTGCTCAATTAGTCGAAAAGGTCTTAAATGAAGTCAAAATGTGA